The Mycobacterium haemophilum DSM 44634 sequence CCACTGCGGGACCGCAACCGTACCGTACCGTGGTCAGCCTCGATCAGGAGTCGGTAGCCGTCCCACTTGCCTTCGAACGCCCACTGGCCTGCCTTCAGGGTCGCCACCGAACCGTGCGTCGCGAGCATGGGGGCGATCTCGTCGAACGCGAAGACCTTTTGGTCCTTCATCCGGTGCGCCAGCCACTGGTCGCCGTCGGTTTGAATCAGCGCATAGCGCCCGGTGATCCGGCTGCCATGCAAGGTGACGATGACCTCCCCTTTTTCAGCGGAGTCGCGGAACTTCTCGGTGTCGTAGGTTCCCGAGTCCCAGACGATCACCTTGCCAGCGCCATATTCACCTTTCGGGATCTCACCCTCGAATGTGGCGTAGTCCAGCGGATGATCCTCGGTGTGTACCGCCAGATGGTTCACCGACGGGGTGTCTGGCAGGTTTTTCGGCACCGCCCACGACACCAGTACCCCGTCTCGTTCCAGCCGGAAGTCGTAGTGCAATCGGCGGGCGTGGTGCTCCTGGATGACGAACGTATTGCCTTGGCCAGTCGCCGGTTTCGCCGGTTTCGTTGAAGATATCGGTTCGGGAGTCTTCGATGCGTCGCGCATGCTGCGGTACTTGGTCAGCCGATCCGGGCTGGGCACTCGGGCGTCCGGGGCGTCCAGCCGCGCCAGCAGGTCACCGTCATGAGCGACCCGGCCAAGTACCTCGTCGTAGCGCAGCTGGCATAGCGCGGGATCGTCGAGTTCCTCCCAGCTGCGTGGCGCCGCGACGGTCGGGTGCTCTCGGCCGCGCAGCGAGTACGGCGCAATGGTGGTCTTCGAGCCGCTGTTTTGGCTCCAGTCCACAAACACCTTCCCCGCCCGCAACTTTCGCGTCATGATCGACGTCACCAGGGTAGGCATGGCCTTTTCCAGTTGCTGCGCAATGTGTTTGGCCAACACCGTGGCGCCTCGGCTGCTCACCGGCTGGTCAAGCGGCGTATAGAGGTGCAGCCCCTTGCTGCCGCTGGTGAGCGGGAAGGTGGTCAGCCCGATATCGGCGATCAGGTCCCGGACCGCGCGGGCCACTTCGGCCAGCTGAGCCATTGTCACGCCGTCACCGGGGTCCAGGTCGAACACCAATCGGGTCGCCGGGCCAGGTTGTAACCTGCCGGGATCTCCGACGAACCGCCACTGCGGCACATGTACCTCCAGCGCGGCCTGCTGCGCGATCCAGGCCAGCGCGGTGGGGCTGTCGATAATCGGATAGGTCGTGGTTCCCGACCGGTGGGTCACGCTGGCGCGCGGCAGCCAGTCCGGCGCCGATGACGCCAGCTGCTTTTCGAAGAACGAGGGTTGGTCGACCCCGTTGGGCCAGCGCTTACGGGTCGCCGGACGTCCGGCGAGATGCGGCACCATCGCCTCGGCGATCTGCGTGTAGTAATCGAAGACGTCGTGCTTTGTGGTCCCGGTCGCCGGGTACAGCACCTTGTCGGCGTTGGTCAGCGTCACCGGCTGCGCCGTCGAGCCCATGAAGTCAACGTACGTTGTCGCGCAATGGCACCGTCGGGTAGCTGTACCGTCGACACCGTGGTTCACCACCCCGGCTCAGGACGTCCGTGACGCGCGGCCTGGTAATCGGTGAGGCGCTGATCGACATCGTCGAGCGCCAAGGCGCCACCGAGCATGTCGGCGGCAGCCCGCTCAATGTCGCCGTCGGGCTGGCCAGGCTTGGCCGCGACGTCGATTTCCTGACCCACATCGGCGACGACGAACCTGGCCAGCGCATCATTGAATACGTCACGGCATCGGGCGCGCAACTTGTTCCGAGCAGTGCCGGCGCCACCAGGACGCCGACCGCGGTGGCCACGATTTCCGATGACGGGTCGGCCACCTACACGTTCGACCTGGAATGGGAGCTGTCCGGGACGCCTCCGGTCGCGCCGCCGCTGTTCGTGCACACCGGATCTATCGCCGCCGTGCGCGAGCCGGGCTGCTGGGCGGTCGCGGCCCTGCTCGATGCCTACCGGGTGTCGGCCACGGTCAGCTTCGACCCCAATGTGCGTCCGTCGCTGATCGTAGACCGGGATCTGGCCCGCGAGCGCATCGAACATCTCGTCCAGCGCAGCGACATCGTCAAGGTCAGCGACGAGGACCTACGCTGGATCGATCCTAACCGCGCACCGGAGTGGACCGCCCGAACCTGGTTGGCATCTGGACCGGCGATCGTTGCGGTGACCATGGGCGAGCAGGGCGCGCTGGCGTTGTGCGCGACCGGCGAGGCCCGGGTGGCCGCCAGGAAGGTCCAGGTCGTGGACACCGTCGGCGCCGGTGACGCATTCATGGTCGGACTGCTCGACGCGTTATGGGGACATGGCCTATTAGGCGCCGACCGGCGAGCCAATCTGCGGCGAATTCGGCTCGACGCGCTGTCAGCCGTGCTGGACGCAGCGGCCCTGTCGTCGGCACTGACTATCGCCCGCACCGGCGCCGACCTACCCGGCCGAGCGGCTATTGATGCCCAATCACCGTATCCCCCAGTACGTTTTCCCCAACTGTGACGAGAGTAGGGATGACCGGATTGCCTGCCGGCAATGCACTATCCCAACTTTGCGGCCTGGTGTGCTGTTATGCGACAGCGAGTGTGGGCATACTGACTGCATGCGCTCCATCTGGAAGGGTTCAATTGCGTTCGGGCTGGTGAACGTCCCAGTCAAGGTGTACAGCGCAACTCAGGACCACGACATCAAGTTCCACCAGGTGCACGCCAAAGACAACGGGCGGATCCGATACAAGCGAATGTGCGAGGTATGTGGCGAAGTCGTCGAATACGGTGATCTCGCCCGGGCCTACGAATCCGACGACGGACAAATGGTGGTGATCACCGACGACGACATCGCCACGCTGCCCGAGGAGCGCAGCCGCGAAATCGAGGTACTGGAGTTCGTCCCGGCCAGCGACGTCGACCCCATGATGTTCGACCGCAGCTACTTTTTGGAGCCGGATTCGAAGTCGTCGAAATCGTATGTGTTGCTAGCGAAGACGCTTGCCGAAACCGACCGGATGGCGATCGTGCATTTCACGCTGCGTAACAAAACCCGACTGGCGGCGCTGCGCGTCAAGGACTTCGGCAAGCGCGAGGTGATGGTGGTGCACACCTTGTTGTGGCCAGACGAAATCCGCGACCCCGACTTCCCCGTGCTCGACAAGAAGGTCGACATCAAACCCGCAGAGCTCAAGATGGCAGGGCAGGTAGTGGAATCGATGGCCGACGAGTTCAACCCGGACCGCTATCGCGATACCTACCAGGAACAGATGCAGGAGCTGATCGACGCGAAACTCGAAGGTGGGGAAGCATTTACCGTTGAGGAGCAGCCGGCTGAGCTTGACCAGACCGAGGATGTTTCCGACCTGCTCGCCAAACTGGAGGCCAGCGTGAAGGCACGCTCTGGCGACCGGAAATCCCCGACGAAGACAACCGCGAAGAAGACTGCCGCCAAAAGGACCGACTCGAAAGCGGCGTCAAGATCAGCGCCCGAATAATTTTGGATGCTGCAGTCCAACCTGCCGCGTGCAATTGTGGTTCGCCGCGCCCGGCGCCTACCGAGCACAACCCAGAATCAGCTGTGTGCAATTCAGAATCCGCTAGCCGCGGCGGTGCCGATGGCGACGCCGGCCTTAAGCATGCCGGGTACGTCTTGTGAGACTCGTCGATGTCGAGTGGTGACGGTGTTGATTCGCCATACCTGACTGATGGCGGCGCCCGCAAGCGCGGGTAGTTG is a genomic window containing:
- a CDS encoding ATP-dependent DNA ligase, translated to MGSTAQPVTLTNADKVLYPATGTTKHDVFDYYTQIAEAMVPHLAGRPATRKRWPNGVDQPSFFEKQLASSAPDWLPRASVTHRSGTTTYPIIDSPTALAWIAQQAALEVHVPQWRFVGDPGRLQPGPATRLVFDLDPGDGVTMAQLAEVARAVRDLIADIGLTTFPLTSGSKGLHLYTPLDQPVSSRGATVLAKHIAQQLEKAMPTLVTSIMTRKLRAGKVFVDWSQNSGSKTTIAPYSLRGREHPTVAAPRSWEELDDPALCQLRYDEVLGRVAHDGDLLARLDAPDARVPSPDRLTKYRSMRDASKTPEPISSTKPAKPATGQGNTFVIQEHHARRLHYDFRLERDGVLVSWAVPKNLPDTPSVNHLAVHTEDHPLDYATFEGEIPKGEYGAGKVIVWDSGTYDTEKFRDSAEKGEVIVTLHGSRITGRYALIQTDGDQWLAHRMKDQKVFAFDEIAPMLATHGSVATLKAGQWAFEGKWDGYRLLIEADHGTVRLRSRSGRDVTAEYSQLRSLAADLTEHHVVLDGELVALNKSGVPSFNEMQNRNHATRIEFWAFDLLYLDGRSLLRARYLDRRKLLETLATASSLIVPELLPGDGAEALEYSRKHGWEGVVAKRRDSSYQPGRRSASWVKDKHWKTQEVVIGGWRAGEGGRSSGIGALLMGIPAAGGLHFAGRVGTGFTGRDLTNLKKMLAPLRSDRSPFDDSLPARDARGVTFVTPVLVGEVRYSGWTADNRLRQTSWRGLRPDKQPSEVVRE
- a CDS encoding Ku protein — translated: MRSIWKGSIAFGLVNVPVKVYSATQDHDIKFHQVHAKDNGRIRYKRMCEVCGEVVEYGDLARAYESDDGQMVVITDDDIATLPEERSREIEVLEFVPASDVDPMMFDRSYFLEPDSKSSKSYVLLAKTLAETDRMAIVHFTLRNKTRLAALRVKDFGKREVMVVHTLLWPDEIRDPDFPVLDKKVDIKPAELKMAGQVVESMADEFNPDRYRDTYQEQMQELIDAKLEGGEAFTVEEQPAELDQTEDVSDLLAKLEASVKARSGDRKSPTKTTAKKTAAKRTDSKAASRSAPE
- a CDS encoding carbohydrate kinase family protein, whose product is MTRGLVIGEALIDIVERQGATEHVGGSPLNVAVGLARLGRDVDFLTHIGDDEPGQRIIEYVTASGAQLVPSSAGATRTPTAVATISDDGSATYTFDLEWELSGTPPVAPPLFVHTGSIAAVREPGCWAVAALLDAYRVSATVSFDPNVRPSLIVDRDLARERIEHLVQRSDIVKVSDEDLRWIDPNRAPEWTARTWLASGPAIVAVTMGEQGALALCATGEARVAARKVQVVDTVGAGDAFMVGLLDALWGHGLLGADRRANLRRIRLDALSAVLDAAALSSALTIARTGADLPGRAAIDAQSPYPPVRFPQL